Proteins encoded together in one Impatiens glandulifera chromosome 1, dImpGla2.1, whole genome shotgun sequence window:
- the LOC124922276 gene encoding peroxidase 51-like: protein MGKFNFPMILLSLSCLFLLSTAQLKQNFYASTCPNVETLVRNAVTLKFQQTFVTIPATLRLFFHDCFVQGCDASVIIQSSPTNKAEKDHPDNLSLAGDGFDTVIKARAAVDAVASCKNKVSCADILALATRDVVVLAGGPSYAVELGRFDGLSSTAASVEGHLPQPEFNLNQLNALFSSNGLNQNDMIALSAAHTLGFSHCDRFANRIYNFSKSSPIDPTLNQQYASQLIAMCPKNVDPAVAINMDPTTPNTFDNVYYKNLQQGKGLFTSDQVLFTDTRSKPVVNSWASSSTAFNNAFITAMTKLGRVGVKTAKNGNIRLSCDAFN from the exons atgGGTAAATTCAATTTTCCAATGATCTTACTATCACTCTCTTGCCTGTTTCTTCTCTCCACCGCTCAACTAAAACAAAACTTCTACGCCTCCACATGTCCAAATGTCGAAACCCTAGTCAGAAACGCAGTCACCCTCAAGTTTCAACAAACTTTCGTCACAATTCCGGCCACTCTCCGTCTCTTCTTCCACGATTGCTTCGTTCAG GGATGTGACGCCTCTGTTATCATTCAATCATCTCCGACCAACAAGGCCGAGAAAGATCACCCTGATAACTTGTCCCTCGCCGGAGACGGTTTCGACACTGTGATAAAAGCAAGAGCTGCGGTTGACGCGGTCGCTTCTTGCAAGAACAAAGTCTCCTGCGCCGACATTCTTGCATTGGCTACACGAGATGTGGTCGTATTG GCCGGAGGGCCTTCTTATGCGGTGGAGTTGGGGAGATTTGATGGGTTGAGCTCGACGGCGGCGAGTGTTGAAGGACACTTGCCTCAGCCAGAGTTCAATTTGAATCAACTCAATGCTCTGTTTTCTTCAAATGGGCTTAATCAAAATGATATGATTGCATTATCAG CTGCTCATACCTTAGGATTCTCACATTGCGACAGATTCGCAAATCGCATCTacaatttctcaaaatcatctccGATCGACCCAACATTGAACCAGCAATATGCATCCCAGTTGATTGCTATGTGCCCTAAGAACGTGGACCCAGCCGTAGCCATAAACATGGATCCAACCACGCCAAATACATTCGACAATGTTTACTACAAGAATCTTCAGCAAGGGAAGGGCCTATTTACGTCTGACCAGGTCCTCTTCACTGACACAAGATCGAAACCGGTTGTCAATTCTTGGGCTAGTAGCTCTACGGCCTTCAATAATGCATTTATAACCGCCATGACCAAATTGGGCAGGGTCGGAGTCAAGACCGCTAAAAATGGAAATATCCGATTAAGTTGTGATGCATTCAACTAA
- the LOC124922277 gene encoding uncharacterized protein LOC124922277 gives MEKYLKPYDKEFMKMAMLKHEETFKQQVYELHRLYQIQKALMRSMASQNQEGCRYIKTKPRLDHQINQNMSTLQGFRDQLDDTMELDYNRVLEIEDESQIELTLGPTSFNKSTKRVETKTRTSESGRSFSSSTSTGSSHMKNFGTTRINERRREELSFDSGEELNQSKIKHDYPPWLFQSLTLNLT, from the exons ATGGAGAAATATTTGAAGCCATATGACAAAGAATTCATGAAGATGGCAATGTTAAAGCACGAGGAAACATTCAAACAACAG GTGTATGAACTTCATCGtctttatcaaattcaaaaggCACTAATGAGAAGTATGGCTAGCCAAAACCAAGAAGGGTGTCGATATATAAAGACTAAGCCTCGTTTGGATCATCAAATCAACCAAAATATGTCGACTCTACAAGGGTTTCGTGATCAACTCGATGATACTATGGAATTGGACTACAATAGGGTTCTAGAGATTGAGGATGAAAGCCAAATCGAGTTGACACTCGGTCCGACAAGttttaataaatcaacaaaGAGAGTCGAgacaaaaacaagaacatcagAATCCGGGCGGAGCTtttcttcttctacttctaCAGGATCAAGCCATATGAAGAATTTCGGGACAACAAGGATAAAcgagagaagaagagaagagtTAAGTTTTGACTCGGGTGAAGAGTTGAATCAAAGTAAGATTAAACATGACTATCCGCCTTGGCTTTTCCAATCTCTAACCCTAAACTTGACTTGA